In Anaerolineales bacterium, a single genomic region encodes these proteins:
- a CDS encoding DNA primase: protein MTAVEEIKARVDVVELIGETVRLRRSGKNYTGFCPFHANVRTPSFAVFPESGTWRCFGACNEGGDIFR from the coding sequence GTGACCGCCGTCGAGGAAATCAAAGCCCGGGTGGATGTCGTCGAACTGATCGGCGAGACGGTCCGACTGCGCCGTTCGGGAAAGAACTACACCGGCTTCTGCCCCTTTCACGCCAACGTCCGAACCCCCTCCTTCGCCGTTTTCCCCGAAAGCGGAACGTGGCGCTGCTTCGGCGCGTGCAACGAAGGCGGCGATATCTTTCGCTT
- a CDS encoding ATP-dependent Clp protease ATP-binding subunit — MADSLERFTQRARRVLSLAHQEAERLHSKEIGTEHLLLGLIQEEGGVAGRVLRELGLEEERVKEMIERIIPPGRLFPERIQLSMGTEKVIQNAIEEARKLGHQYIGTEHLLLGLVRESEGTAADVLRRLGVSPEQVRRQTRRILQDSPMGHPLQQSAGAPAKAEKAKTPMVDQLATDLTSKAEEGKLDPVIGRQKEIERVIQILARRTKNNPALIGEPGVGKTAIVEGLAQRITTCDVPVPLQGKRLLQLDVGSLVAGTMYRGQFEERLKRVIDELKSAGAILFIDEVHMLVGAGAAGSSVDAANILKPALSRGELQVIGATTLEEYRKHIESDAALERRFQPVTVEEPTIDETIQILHGVRPNYEQHHRLAITDEALEAAARLSARYVPDRFLPDKAIDLIDESSSRVRMYKSPEARKLRETADELRRIRQEQAQSAENTPTERTRELLARERDLEARQKDLQAGPARKEDWPKVGSEDIAEVVSMWTGIPVMQLAEAESARLIKMEESLRARIIGQEEAITAIARAVRRSRAGLKDPNRPIGSFIFLGPTGVGKTELTKALAEFLFGSEEAMIQLDMTEFTERHTVSRLVGAPPGYVGFEEAGQLTEALRRRPYSIVVFDEIEKAHTEALNILLQIMDEGRLSDAKGHKVDFRNAMVVMTSNVGAEAIRRQAALGFGKRSESVKGEIEPYEEMRKKLLEELRKAFRPEFLNRVDAVIVFRALDKGDIARIVDLELAKVAKRLEDHRITLQTSIEARARLADMGYNPEMGARPLRRVIQLEVEDRLSEALLSGRVREGDSVTIQLREDSIVIETAPAGGEEGAAEPQAEALPAR, encoded by the coding sequence GTGGCAGACAGCCTCGAACGGTTTACCCAGCGGGCTCGGCGGGTGCTCAGCTTGGCGCATCAGGAAGCCGAACGCCTGCACTCGAAGGAAATCGGCACCGAACACCTGCTCCTGGGATTGATCCAGGAGGAAGGCGGCGTCGCCGGACGGGTTTTGCGCGAACTCGGCCTCGAGGAAGAGCGGGTAAAAGAGATGATCGAAAGGATCATCCCGCCGGGCAGGCTGTTTCCGGAGCGCATCCAATTGTCGATGGGCACCGAGAAGGTGATCCAGAACGCCATCGAGGAAGCCCGGAAATTGGGCCACCAATACATCGGCACCGAACATTTGCTCCTGGGCTTGGTCCGCGAAAGCGAAGGGACCGCGGCGGATGTGCTCCGCAGGCTGGGAGTATCCCCCGAGCAGGTCAGGCGCCAAACCCGGCGCATCCTGCAAGACAGCCCCATGGGCCATCCCTTGCAGCAGTCGGCCGGCGCGCCGGCCAAGGCCGAAAAAGCCAAGACCCCGATGGTCGACCAACTGGCGACCGACCTCACCTCCAAGGCGGAGGAAGGCAAGCTGGATCCGGTCATCGGACGCCAGAAGGAAATTGAACGGGTGATCCAGATCCTCGCCCGCCGGACGAAAAACAACCCGGCGCTGATCGGCGAACCCGGGGTGGGCAAAACCGCCATCGTCGAAGGCCTCGCGCAGCGCATCACCACCTGCGACGTGCCCGTGCCGCTGCAGGGTAAACGCCTGTTGCAACTCGACGTCGGATCGCTCGTCGCCGGGACGATGTACCGCGGCCAGTTTGAAGAGCGGTTGAAGCGGGTCATCGACGAATTGAAGAGCGCCGGGGCGATCCTGTTCATCGACGAAGTCCACATGCTGGTCGGGGCGGGCGCCGCCGGATCGTCGGTCGACGCGGCCAACATCCTCAAACCGGCGTTGTCGCGCGGGGAACTGCAGGTCATCGGAGCCACCACGCTCGAGGAATACCGCAAACACATCGAATCGGATGCGGCCCTCGAACGACGCTTCCAGCCGGTGACGGTCGAGGAGCCGACCATCGACGAGACCATTCAGATCCTCCACGGCGTGCGCCCGAACTACGAGCAGCACCACCGGCTGGCGATCACCGACGAGGCCTTGGAGGCCGCCGCGCGGCTTTCCGCCCGCTACGTTCCGGACCGGTTTCTGCCCGACAAGGCGATCGACCTGATCGACGAATCCTCTTCGCGGGTGCGGATGTACAAGAGCCCCGAAGCCCGCAAGCTGCGCGAGACGGCTGATGAGTTGCGCCGCATCCGGCAGGAGCAGGCCCAATCGGCGGAGAATACGCCCACCGAGCGCACCCGCGAACTGCTCGCGCGGGAGCGCGATCTCGAAGCCCGGCAGAAGGATTTGCAGGCGGGCCCGGCCCGCAAGGAAGATTGGCCGAAGGTCGGATCCGAGGACATCGCCGAGGTGGTATCGATGTGGACTGGGATCCCGGTCATGCAGCTCGCCGAAGCCGAATCCGCGCGGCTGATTAAAATGGAAGAATCCCTGCGGGCGCGGATCATCGGGCAGGAGGAAGCCATCACCGCGATCGCGCGCGCCGTACGCCGCTCGCGGGCGGGGCTGAAGGATCCCAATCGCCCGATCGGATCCTTCATTTTCCTCGGCCCGACTGGCGTGGGCAAAACCGAGTTGACCAAAGCCCTGGCCGAATTCCTCTTCGGCAGCGAAGAGGCGATGATCCAGCTGGACATGACCGAATTCACCGAGCGCCACACCGTCAGCCGCCTGGTCGGCGCGCCGCCGGGATACGTCGGCTTCGAGGAAGCCGGCCAGCTCACCGAAGCCCTGCGCCGCCGGCCATATTCGATCGTCGTCTTCGACGAGATCGAGAAGGCCCACACCGAGGCCCTCAATATCCTCCTGCAGATCATGGATGAAGGCCGGCTTTCCGACGCAAAAGGTCACAAAGTGGATTTCCGCAACGCGATGGTCGTGATGACGTCGAACGTCGGCGCCGAAGCTATCCGCCGCCAGGCCGCGCTCGGATTCGGCAAGCGCAGCGAGAGCGTCAAGGGCGAAATCGAACCGTATGAGGAGATGCGCAAGAAGCTGCTTGAGGAGCTGCGCAAAGCCTTCCGGCCGGAATTCCTCAACCGCGTCGACGCGGTCATCGTCTTCCGCGCGCTGGACAAAGGCGATATCGCCCGGATCGTGGACCTGGAACTGGCCAAGGTGGCGAAACGCCTGGAGGATCATCGCATCACCCTGCAGACGTCCATCGAGGCGCGGGCGCGCCTGGCCGACATGGGATACAACCCCGAGATGGGCGCGCGCCCCCTGCGCCGGGTGATCCAATTGGAAGTGGAAGACCGTTTGTCGGAAGCTCTGCTCTCGGGCCGGGTGCGCGAAGGGGATTCGGTTACGATCCAACTCCGAGAAGACAGCATTGTCATCGAAACCGCCCCGGCCGGCGGCGAAGAGGGCGCCGCTGAACCCCAGGCCGAAGCGTTGCCCGCGCGGTAG
- a CDS encoding endonuclease III, which yields MPALRGRAQRIYRKLRDTYGEPVWERKPSPVDELISTILSQNTNDSNREKAFSALRRKYPRWEDVLNAPAKEIVAAIRPAGLGPQKGPRIQKALAAIRERGGRIGMDFLRGFPAEEVRSWLTSLPGVGPKTAAIVMLFALDIPAFPVDTHVQRVTGRLGLRPPRMSADKAHEHLAGLFDPEQYATAHLNLIRLGREVCHARAPECGRCVFRRMCPFHRSHPSRAS from the coding sequence ATGCCTGCTCTGCGCGGACGAGCCCAGCGCATCTATCGGAAACTCCGTGATACCTACGGCGAACCCGTTTGGGAACGAAAGCCGTCGCCGGTCGACGAATTAATCTCGACGATCCTTTCGCAGAACACCAATGACTCCAACAGGGAAAAAGCCTTCTCGGCGCTTCGGCGGAAATATCCGCGATGGGAGGATGTGCTTAATGCCCCGGCAAAGGAGATCGTCGCCGCCATCCGCCCGGCAGGATTAGGCCCGCAGAAGGGTCCCCGCATCCAAAAGGCCCTGGCCGCCATCAGGGAAAGGGGCGGCCGGATCGGGATGGACTTTTTGCGCGGCTTTCCGGCTGAGGAGGTTCGTTCGTGGCTGACCTCCCTTCCCGGCGTAGGTCCGAAAACCGCCGCAATCGTAATGCTGTTCGCGTTGGATATCCCCGCCTTCCCGGTCGACACCCACGTCCAGCGGGTGACCGGCCGGCTGGGATTGCGCCCGCCGCGGATGTCGGCCGACAAGGCGCACGAACACCTCGCCGGATTGTTCGATCCGGAGCAGTATGCAACGGCCCACCTCAACTTGATCCGCCTGGGGCGCGAAGTGTGCCATGCGCGCGCGCCGGAATGCGGACGATGCGTTTTCCGCCGGATGTGTCCGTTCCACCGCTCCCATCCGTCGCGAGCCTCCTAA
- a CDS encoding GAF domain-containing protein — translation MASTPTMPASLEGLRVALRAMQKRLAPEDSLQPLIAQTLSKLDSFHEEASRADEHSRLAAIFQVSQALGSSLVLDDALKEVMDAVIRLTGAERGCIMLFDEAAGRLDLRAARNLERESLSEKEMEYSRTVVETVSRTGKAVLTTNAQTDPRFSDQHSVMQFSLRSVLCVPLKVKDRILGVIYVDNRVRTGLFSERDRELLSAFAVQAAIAIENAQLYTLTDRALAARVAELEGLQRADRQLNATLETETVASALLDFALQITHAARGWVAIRPDEDSDPQIVAAGGYPENEQPALPPSGDPLGAAGSGGGVALRAAAPHLPAGMLAPIVREGNTVGLVLVERPERNFIDAERQALERLADHAAAAAENTRLFQRLRRANDAKSQFVSIVSHELKIPMTSIRGYADLLRQGLIGPVNEKQLEFLRTIMGNVDRMTALVSDLSDISRIETGRLRIEPAAVSAETAVRDVVIQMKPQFDARKQTVQTEFPAALPKIRTDPQRLAQILTNLLSNASKYSPEGGQILLRAVDEKTRVRIAVQDHGIGMTAEEQSRLFTQFFRGESSAVRDQPGWGLGLHVTKRLVEVLGGEIGVESIPGRGSTFSFTQPVEPST, via the coding sequence ATGGCCTCCACCCCAACCATGCCCGCTTCGCTGGAAGGACTGCGCGTCGCCCTGCGCGCCATGCAGAAGCGGCTCGCGCCGGAAGACAGCCTGCAGCCGCTGATCGCGCAGACCCTCTCGAAGCTGGATTCCTTCCACGAGGAAGCCAGCCGGGCGGACGAGCATTCGCGCTTGGCGGCGATCTTCCAGGTCTCGCAGGCCCTCGGCTCGTCGCTGGTTCTCGACGACGCGTTGAAAGAAGTGATGGACGCGGTGATCCGCCTCACCGGCGCGGAGCGCGGCTGTATCATGCTCTTCGACGAGGCGGCCGGCCGGCTGGATCTGCGCGCCGCGCGCAACCTCGAGCGCGAATCGCTCAGCGAAAAGGAGATGGAATACAGCCGGACGGTGGTCGAGACGGTCTCACGCACCGGCAAGGCGGTGCTGACAACCAACGCCCAGACCGATCCGCGCTTCTCCGACCAGCACTCGGTGATGCAGTTTTCCCTACGTTCGGTGCTGTGCGTGCCGTTGAAGGTCAAGGACCGCATTCTGGGAGTGATCTACGTGGACAACCGGGTGCGGACGGGGCTGTTTTCCGAACGCGACCGCGAACTGCTTTCGGCGTTCGCCGTGCAAGCCGCGATCGCGATCGAGAACGCCCAGCTCTACACGCTCACCGACCGCGCACTGGCCGCCCGGGTGGCCGAACTCGAAGGCCTGCAGCGCGCCGACCGGCAATTGAACGCCACCCTCGAGACCGAGACAGTCGCGTCGGCGCTGTTGGATTTTGCGTTGCAGATCACCCACGCCGCCCGCGGCTGGGTCGCCATCCGCCCGGACGAAGACAGCGATCCGCAGATCGTCGCCGCCGGTGGATATCCCGAAAACGAACAGCCCGCCCTGCCCCCGTCCGGCGATCCGCTCGGCGCGGCCGGATCCGGAGGCGGGGTGGCGCTGCGCGCCGCCGCGCCGCACCTGCCGGCCGGGATGCTCGCCCCGATCGTCCGCGAGGGGAACACCGTCGGCCTGGTGCTGGTCGAACGCCCGGAGAGGAATTTCATCGACGCCGAACGCCAGGCGCTCGAACGCCTGGCGGACCATGCCGCCGCCGCGGCGGAAAACACGCGCCTGTTCCAGCGCCTGCGCCGGGCCAACGACGCCAAATCCCAATTCGTTTCGATCGTCTCCCACGAGCTAAAAATCCCGATGACCTCGATCCGCGGCTACGCCGACCTCCTGCGCCAGGGATTGATCGGCCCGGTAAACGAAAAACAGCTTGAATTCCTGCGCACAATCATGGGCAACGTGGACCGGATGACGGCGCTAGTCTCCGATCTCTCCGACATCTCACGCATCGAGACCGGCCGCCTGCGGATCGAGCCCGCGGCGGTGTCCGCGGAAACGGCCGTCCGTGATGTGGTCATCCAGATGAAGCCGCAATTCGACGCGCGCAAGCAAACGGTGCAAACCGAGTTCCCGGCCGCCCTTCCGAAAATCCGCACCGATCCACAGCGCCTGGCACAAATCCTCACCAACCTGCTCAGCAACGCCAGCAAATATTCCCCGGAAGGCGGCCAAATCCTCCTCCGCGCCGTGGACGAGAAGACGCGGGTGCGGATCGCCGTGCAGGACCACGGCATCGGGATGACCGCGGAAGAGCAATCCCGCCTCTTCACCCAGTTCTTCCGCGGGGAATCCTCGGCGGTCCGCGACCAACCGGGCTGGGGGCTTGGCCTGCACGTCACCAAGCGCCTGGTGGAAGTGCTGGGCGGGGAGATCGGCGTGGAAAGCATACCGGGAAGGGGAAGCACGTTTTCCTTCACCCAGCCGGTGGAACCCTCCACCTGA
- the rsmG gene encoding 16S rRNA (guanine(527)-N(7))-methyltransferase RsmG, whose product MNEIRPPDRSDALAPFAACAKSLTGLSLTETQILHFQRYENILLDGNRQFNLTAITGRDEIRLKHFLDSLSCLKAMDLRPGMRVIDIGTGAGFPGLPLKIGAPGIQLTLVESTGKKADFCRRLAAQLELRDVTVLHARAEEVGQDPVHREKYHWAVARAVADLSVLAEYLLPMACIHGYVLAQKGESGPTEAQAAAGALRLLGGSVEKIMPVELPGIAEVRYLIVIRKSAATPPQYPRRVGIPSKRPLGR is encoded by the coding sequence ATGAATGAGATCCGTCCGCCCGACCGGTCTGACGCCTTGGCTCCTTTCGCCGCTTGCGCGAAATCCCTGACGGGCCTCTCCCTTACCGAGACCCAAATCCTCCATTTCCAGCGGTATGAAAACATCCTTTTGGACGGCAACCGGCAATTCAACCTGACCGCAATCACGGGACGGGATGAGATCCGCCTGAAACACTTCCTGGATTCCCTTTCCTGCCTCAAGGCGATGGATCTGCGGCCGGGCATGCGCGTCATCGACATCGGGACCGGGGCGGGATTTCCGGGATTGCCGTTGAAAATCGGAGCGCCCGGCATCCAGCTCACCCTGGTGGAATCCACCGGCAAGAAGGCCGATTTCTGCCGGCGCCTTGCGGCGCAACTGGAGCTGCGCGATGTGACGGTTCTGCACGCGCGTGCGGAGGAAGTGGGACAGGATCCCGTTCATCGCGAAAAATACCATTGGGCGGTAGCCCGGGCCGTGGCGGATTTGTCGGTTCTGGCCGAGTACCTGCTGCCGATGGCGTGCATCCACGGATACGTCCTGGCGCAAAAAGGGGAAAGCGGCCCGACCGAGGCTCAGGCGGCAGCCGGCGCACTGCGGCTTTTGGGGGGATCGGTGGAAAAGATCATGCCGGTCGAATTGCCGGGGATCGCCGAGGTGCGCTATTTGATCGTCATCCGCAAATCCGCCGCCACGCCTCCGCAATACCCCCGGCGGGTAGGGATCCCGTCGAAAAGACCGCTGGGGCGCTGA
- a CDS encoding glycosyltransferase family 2 protein has product MESSIITKPRPAVRRGVWNWRPYWNGIENLLYRSVLLFLALVTLLVILYLKSRSSIALVGDPLLFVYTVGITLFQLSRLLSAILYRRTNHQYLAVSDSPGEAAFEPPVTFVIPCKNEEDAIAGTVTKCFDAHYPKEKLEVIVINDGSTDRTIEVLRELEKKQPRLAVVDWKENRGKRHGMAEGIRRATGEIIIQLDSDSHISPETFRNLVRPFRNPEVGAVCAHADPANAEKNWLTRMQAAYYFVSFRILKAAESAFMTVFCCSGCSSAYRREIILPILDRWLDEKFLGLPVTWGEDRALTNWVLRLNYRTIYSEEVRAHTICPDSFRKFLKQQIRWKKGWLVNSIFASMFIVRREPFVAFTYFFPLLIISLITPFIAVKSLILGPILRGALPLYYISGVFLMSFVMTLYYRWLSRENKYWPFVFVWSAINMVFLSFVLFYSIATIQNRKWGTR; this is encoded by the coding sequence ATGGAATCATCCATTATCACCAAACCCAGGCCGGCAGTCCGCCGGGGCGTTTGGAATTGGCGCCCGTACTGGAACGGGATCGAAAATCTCCTCTACCGGTCGGTTCTGCTGTTCCTGGCGCTGGTCACGCTCCTGGTCATCCTCTATTTAAAATCCCGCTCCTCGATCGCCCTGGTCGGCGATCCGTTGCTGTTCGTGTACACGGTCGGGATCACCCTGTTCCAACTCTCCCGGCTGCTGAGCGCAATCCTCTACCGGCGGACCAATCACCAATATCTCGCCGTCTCCGATTCCCCCGGTGAAGCAGCCTTCGAGCCGCCGGTGACCTTCGTCATTCCGTGCAAGAACGAAGAAGACGCCATCGCGGGGACGGTGACGAAATGCTTTGACGCGCATTATCCGAAGGAAAAGTTGGAGGTCATTGTAATCAACGACGGCAGCACGGACCGGACGATCGAGGTCCTTCGCGAGTTGGAAAAGAAGCAGCCCCGGTTGGCGGTGGTGGATTGGAAGGAGAACCGGGGAAAACGGCACGGCATGGCGGAGGGAATCCGGAGGGCGACCGGCGAGATCATCATCCAGCTGGACAGCGACAGCCACATTTCCCCGGAGACATTTCGGAACCTTGTCCGGCCGTTCCGCAATCCGGAGGTGGGAGCCGTGTGCGCGCACGCCGATCCGGCGAACGCGGAGAAAAACTGGCTTACCCGGATGCAGGCCGCCTATTACTTCGTCTCGTTCCGGATCTTGAAGGCGGCCGAATCCGCCTTCATGACCGTGTTCTGCTGCAGCGGATGCTCCTCGGCCTACCGCCGGGAAATCATCCTGCCGATCCTTGATCGCTGGTTGGACGAAAAATTCCTTGGCTTGCCCGTCACCTGGGGCGAGGACCGCGCGCTGACCAATTGGGTGCTGCGGCTCAACTACCGGACGATCTACTCGGAAGAGGTGCGCGCCCACACGATCTGCCCGGACTCCTTCCGGAAATTCCTCAAACAGCAGATCCGCTGGAAGAAGGGGTGGCTGGTGAATTCGATTTTCGCCTCCATGTTCATCGTCCGGCGCGAACCGTTCGTCGCCTTCACCTACTTCTTCCCGCTGTTGATCATCTCCCTGATCACCCCCTTCATCGCGGTCAAGTCGCTGATTCTCGGGCCGATCCTGCGCGGCGCGCTCCCCCTCTACTACATCTCCGGAGTTTTCCTGATGTCGTTCGTCATGACCCTGTACTACCGCTGGCTCTCGCGCGAGAATAAATATTGGCCGTTCGTGTTCGTCTGGTCGGCGATCAACATGGTGTTCCTGTCGTTCGTCCTGTTCTATTCGATCGCGACGATCCAAAACCGAAAGTGGGGCACAAGGTAA
- a CDS encoding polysaccharide deacetylase family protein — protein MLKHRDRTKAVFFVLFILLAVLMCGGSHFLGQKVPSTRKLEFWRTGMPSQFDYLASKEIEIVADFPTPMRGSGESAQSLIVLLYHGIREEAADGIVSWENFKNQMFALKAAGYQTVGLSDLEEFLLRGRLLPKKSFLLTFDDGRKDSYYPVDPILEALDYRAVIFIITSMISEENDFYLTEKELKEMAASGRWELESHGHDIHKSEAVNTAGEKGHSLSNRLFRPEEGRPETDTEYEQRITLDLLESKRQLEGRFGVTVRAFAYPYGDYGQGSVNHADSAVAAIQKAASALFHMAFYQSWDGALVRNYPGLDTFMVRRLEVEPEWDATRLLNSVLGGEDKPADFSTAMQSDPGWIDGWGDVSVASGRLNLAAAKDTTGASSYLDGTYLWTDFDLTLRARLLRGESFSILARVDRRKNFVFCSFGQNGVAYGEQVDGNFIEGPGWYTDLSLLQGLEIQAGISVQGNTVRCLLNGIWGVESAFLRHKAENGMIGVSVWGPVRGESALEVISLDARKIH, from the coding sequence ATGCTCAAACACCGCGACCGGACGAAAGCCGTGTTCTTCGTGCTGTTCATCCTCCTGGCGGTCCTGATGTGCGGCGGGAGTCACTTCCTGGGCCAGAAGGTCCCCTCCACCCGCAAGCTGGAATTCTGGCGGACCGGGATGCCGTCGCAATTCGACTACCTGGCTTCGAAGGAAATCGAAATCGTCGCCGATTTCCCGACCCCCATGCGCGGATCGGGGGAATCGGCCCAATCGCTGATCGTGCTCCTGTACCACGGGATTCGCGAGGAAGCCGCGGACGGCATCGTCAGCTGGGAAAACTTCAAAAACCAGATGTTCGCCCTCAAAGCGGCCGGATACCAAACCGTCGGATTGTCCGACCTGGAGGAATTCCTTCTGCGCGGCCGTCTGCTGCCGAAAAAATCCTTTCTGCTGACCTTCGACGACGGCCGGAAAGACAGCTACTATCCGGTCGATCCGATCCTCGAGGCGTTGGACTACCGGGCCGTGATCTTCATCATCACCTCGATGATCTCGGAAGAAAACGATTTCTACCTGACCGAAAAGGAACTGAAGGAAATGGCCGCATCCGGACGTTGGGAACTGGAATCCCACGGCCACGACATCCATAAATCGGAAGCGGTGAATACCGCCGGGGAGAAGGGGCATTCCCTGAGCAACCGGCTTTTCCGTCCGGAAGAAGGGCGCCCGGAAACCGACACCGAATACGAACAACGGATCACCCTGGACCTGCTGGAATCCAAACGCCAGTTGGAAGGCCGATTCGGCGTTACGGTCCGGGCGTTCGCCTATCCGTACGGGGATTACGGCCAGGGTAGCGTCAACCATGCGGATTCGGCCGTGGCGGCGATCCAAAAGGCGGCGTCCGCCCTGTTTCACATGGCCTTCTACCAATCCTGGGACGGAGCTTTGGTCCGCAACTATCCGGGGTTGGATACGTTCATGGTCCGCCGCCTCGAAGTGGAACCGGAATGGGATGCGACCCGGTTGCTCAACAGCGTCCTGGGCGGCGAAGACAAGCCGGCCGACTTCAGCACGGCGATGCAGAGCGATCCCGGCTGGATTGACGGATGGGGCGATGTCAGCGTCGCTTCCGGCCGGCTCAACCTCGCGGCGGCCAAAGACACCACCGGCGCTTCCTCCTACCTGGACGGAACCTATCTGTGGACGGATTTCGATCTGACCCTGCGGGCGCGTTTGCTGCGCGGGGAATCCTTCTCGATCCTGGCGCGGGTGGACCGCCGGAAAAATTTCGTTTTCTGCTCCTTCGGTCAGAACGGGGTCGCATACGGCGAGCAGGTCGACGGAAATTTCATCGAGGGGCCGGGATGGTACACCGATTTAAGCCTGCTCCAGGGCTTGGAGATTCAAGCCGGTATCTCCGTTCAGGGCAACACCGTCCGTTGTCTGCTCAACGGGATCTGGGGTGTGGAAAGTGCTTTCCTCCGGCACAAGGCCGAAAACGGCATGATCGGCGTCAGCGTTTGGGGGCCGGTGCGGGGGGAAAGCGCGCTGGAAGTGATCTCGCTGGACGCCCGCAAGATCCATTGA